One Bradyrhizobium sp. CCGB12 genomic window carries:
- a CDS encoding YqaJ viral recombinase family protein, with amino-acid sequence MRSVQSDGVAEPQHQIIRFNPNDRRHFIGGSDARIIMGDDQGALTRLWREKRGEVEPEELSDNLIVQLGTVTEVLNRAWYQKSSGQTIKDIQKRVRHPVHKWMAATLDGIVEQTGAVFEAKFMLPWAFTEEAAAEKHMAQLQHNMWVTATRNSVLSIITGGGKWVEIKVYADPLYQHLLLTAEKKFWRCVQSGEPPMLFNIETPRPRLEAVKVVDMSTSNQWAELAGTYLRTRDAHGEHETAKADLKKLVPEDAKEAAGHGIKAKRSKSGAISFEAQAVEDSHASVQ; translated from the coding sequence GTGCGTAGCGTACAGAGTGACGGCGTTGCCGAACCACAGCATCAGATCATCAGATTCAATCCGAATGACCGGCGGCATTTCATTGGCGGCTCGGATGCCCGCATCATCATGGGAGATGACCAGGGTGCCCTCACGCGGCTGTGGCGAGAGAAGCGTGGCGAGGTCGAGCCGGAAGAGCTCTCCGACAACCTGATTGTTCAGCTCGGCACCGTGACCGAAGTTCTGAACCGCGCTTGGTATCAAAAGTCCTCAGGACAAACCATCAAGGACATCCAAAAGCGTGTTCGTCACCCGGTCCATAAATGGATGGCGGCAACGTTGGACGGGATCGTCGAACAAACCGGCGCAGTCTTTGAGGCCAAGTTCATGCTGCCATGGGCGTTCACCGAGGAAGCCGCGGCCGAGAAACACATGGCCCAATTGCAGCACAACATGTGGGTGACAGCCACCCGTAATTCCGTGCTCTCCATCATCACAGGGGGCGGCAAGTGGGTCGAGATCAAAGTGTACGCTGACCCGCTCTACCAACATCTTCTTCTGACAGCCGAAAAGAAGTTTTGGCGCTGCGTCCAGAGCGGCGAGCCGCCCATGCTCTTCAACATTGAGACGCCTCGGCCAAGGCTTGAGGCGGTGAAGGTCGTCGACATGTCGACTTCCAACCAATGGGCAGAGCTGGCGGGCACCTATTTGCGAACTCGGGACGCACACGGAGAGCATGAGACCGCTAAGGCGGACCTGAAGAAGCTCGTGCCGGAGGATGCCAAGGAGGCCGCCGGGCACGGGATCAAGGCCAAGCGGTCCAAATCCGGGGCGATCAGCTTCGAAGCCCAAGCGGTGGAGGATTCCCATGCATCAGTCCAGTGA
- a CDS encoding ERF family protein, with protein MHQSSERIGTIAAALARAQAELTNPEKTLTAVIRSPFPREDDRTFRYASLASGLDIVRKTLSQQEIATIQTTRTEQATGQIHLTTLLAHASGEWISSDLPVCPSKDVEAPHRMGAALTYARRYALFALVGIAGEDDLDAPDVAIEPPAAPDPQPAPGTREKPPKAVLKRPPVLPPERSAELLDRLLGELTLQVGDRLLAWAKITLPLKNTLLAADARVLEAAYQKRFEEAALPDIYLADQRPVSAVEPTLADEYPLEIINDVHASANASPEEHVGLAFPKEAPRRRSKDHLAFIRSQGCLVCQKTPADAHHLKFAQPRTLGRKVSDEFTVPLCRSHHQSLHRHGNERAWWTNLQIAPLPIAKELWDASPIHLANVANAARPTSRSLSEAPGQ; from the coding sequence ATGCATCAGTCCAGTGAGCGCATCGGAACCATCGCAGCTGCCCTCGCCCGGGCCCAGGCCGAACTGACGAATCCGGAGAAGACCCTGACCGCCGTCATCCGGTCTCCCTTCCCCCGGGAGGATGACCGAACCTTCCGCTACGCCTCGCTGGCCTCGGGCCTGGACATCGTCCGCAAGACGCTCAGTCAGCAGGAGATCGCCACCATCCAGACGACTCGGACCGAGCAGGCAACTGGCCAAATCCACCTCACCACTCTGCTTGCCCACGCATCAGGAGAGTGGATCTCATCGGACCTTCCGGTCTGCCCCAGCAAGGACGTTGAGGCACCGCACCGGATGGGAGCAGCGCTCACCTACGCGCGCCGGTATGCGCTCTTTGCCCTGGTCGGAATCGCCGGTGAGGACGATTTGGACGCGCCCGACGTCGCGATCGAGCCTCCTGCGGCCCCTGATCCGCAACCCGCGCCGGGAACCAGGGAAAAGCCACCTAAGGCCGTCCTAAAGCGGCCACCAGTCCTGCCACCCGAACGCTCTGCCGAGCTTCTGGACCGGCTGTTGGGCGAGCTTACTCTCCAGGTGGGCGACAGGCTGCTTGCCTGGGCCAAGATCACCCTGCCCCTCAAGAACACTCTTCTAGCGGCGGACGCCCGTGTTCTCGAGGCCGCTTACCAGAAGAGGTTCGAGGAAGCCGCCCTTCCCGACATCTATTTAGCAGACCAGCGGCCCGTGTCAGCGGTCGAACCGACTCTAGCTGACGAATATCCTCTGGAGATAATCAACGACGTTCACGCATCTGCCAACGCTTCTCCCGAAGAGCACGTCGGTCTCGCCTTCCCAAAAGAGGCGCCTCGAAGACGCAGCAAGGATCACCTCGCCTTTATCCGCAGCCAAGGTTGTCTGGTCTGCCAGAAGACTCCCGCCGATGCACATCACCTGAAGTTCGCCCAACCACGGACCTTGGGACGCAAAGTCAGCGACGAATTCACCGTCCCCCTGTGCCGATCCCATCACCAGTCCCTGCACCGACACGGCAATGAAAGAGCCTGGTGGACCAATCTGCAAATTGCGCCCTTGCCGATCGCAAAGGAGCTTTGGGACGCCAGCCCTATCCATCTGGCCAACGTAGCAAACGCCGCTAGACCGACGTCACGCTCACTATCGGAGGCGCCAGGTCAATGA
- the gmd gene encoding GDP-mannose 4,6-dehydratase, protein MTKRRALITGVTGQDGAYLAELLLAKGYEVHGIKRRTSLFNTDRIDHLYLDPHEPNPLFRLHYGDLTDSSSLIRIVGQVQPDEIYNLAAQSHVAVSFEEPEYTANSDGLGTLRILEAMRIVGLEKSTRFYQASTSELYGLVQEIPQKETTPFYPRSPYAVAKLYAYWITVNYREAYGMYACNGILFNHESPVRGETFVTRKITRALARIHLGLQERLYLGNLDALRDWGHARDYVEMQWLMLQQEEPEDFVIATGIQHSVRDFVNVAASEVGMKIRWQGSGVDEKGYNIANGKCVVSVDPRYFRPTEVATLLGDPSKAKEKLGWQPQTSFETLVREMMKEDLESAKRDELIKQHGFRYFPRHE, encoded by the coding sequence ATGACGAAAAGAAGAGCATTAATAACCGGTGTGACTGGTCAAGACGGCGCATATTTGGCGGAACTACTTCTGGCTAAGGGGTATGAGGTCCACGGGATCAAGCGACGAACCTCCCTTTTCAACACAGACCGCATCGATCATCTATATCTCGATCCTCACGAGCCCAACCCACTTTTTCGCCTACACTATGGCGATCTAACCGACTCTTCGAGCCTCATACGTATCGTTGGTCAGGTGCAGCCCGACGAAATCTATAATCTCGCCGCACAAAGTCACGTGGCGGTTTCATTCGAGGAACCCGAGTATACAGCGAACTCCGACGGCCTCGGCACCCTTCGAATTCTTGAGGCAATGCGCATCGTCGGACTAGAAAAGTCGACTCGATTCTACCAGGCATCGACATCGGAACTCTACGGCCTCGTTCAGGAGATCCCTCAAAAGGAGACTACTCCGTTTTATCCGCGCTCGCCGTACGCCGTCGCCAAGCTCTACGCTTATTGGATTACGGTCAATTACCGCGAGGCTTACGGGATGTACGCTTGCAACGGCATCCTCTTCAACCACGAATCTCCCGTCCGCGGCGAAACCTTCGTAACCCGAAAGATCACGCGAGCTCTGGCACGGATCCACTTAGGCCTACAGGAGCGGCTATATCTGGGCAATCTCGATGCGCTGCGCGATTGGGGACACGCGCGCGACTACGTTGAGATGCAGTGGCTGATGCTGCAACAAGAAGAACCGGAAGATTTCGTTATCGCAACCGGAATTCAACATTCAGTACGGGACTTCGTTAACGTGGCGGCGAGCGAAGTCGGCATGAAGATCCGGTGGCAAGGTTCCGGCGTCGACGAGAAGGGCTACAATATTGCGAACGGAAAATGTGTGGTGTCAGTCGATCCACGCTATTTCCGGCCAACAGAGGTAGCCACCTTGCTTGGCGATCCTTCCAAGGCGAAAGAAAAGCTCGGTTGGCAACCGCAAACTTCTTTCGAGACCCTCGTACGCGAGATGATGAAGGAAGATCTAGAGTCTGCGAAACGAGATGAACTAATTAAGCAGCACGGCTTTAGATATTTCCCACGCCACGAGTGA
- a CDS encoding GDP-L-fucose synthase, producing MTGASTYDLTGKRVFVAGHRGMVGSAVVRRLASENCTVLVADRRELDLTKEEPTLRWLEANRPEVVVHAAAKVGGIAANNNFPVDFLCDNLALELNVIRASHTVGVQRLLFLGSSCIYPKHARQPIAESELLTGPLEPTNEWYAIAKIAGLKMCQAFRRQYGDDFISIMPTNLYGRGDNYHPDHSHVPAALIRRFHEAKIVNAPSVSVWGTGTPLREFLNVEDFADACVFLMKNYSNDLPINVGSGDEFSIADFAATVAEVVGYEGELVFDTSKPDGTPRKLLDSSRLRALGWRANTPLRSGLAAAYQDFQKGYGRHLEVRAAT from the coding sequence ATGACAGGGGCTTCAACCTACGATCTCACGGGCAAACGTGTCTTTGTCGCGGGCCACCGCGGCATGGTCGGATCAGCTGTCGTCCGCAGGCTTGCGTCAGAGAATTGCACCGTGCTGGTTGCCGATCGACGTGAGCTGGACCTCACAAAGGAAGAGCCCACGCTGAGATGGCTTGAGGCCAATCGTCCCGAGGTCGTGGTTCACGCCGCTGCGAAGGTCGGCGGTATCGCAGCCAACAACAATTTCCCGGTCGACTTTCTTTGCGACAATCTTGCGTTGGAATTGAACGTGATCCGCGCAAGTCACACGGTTGGCGTGCAGCGCCTGCTGTTTCTGGGCTCGTCCTGTATCTATCCCAAGCACGCCAGGCAGCCGATCGCCGAAAGCGAATTGCTGACGGGGCCGCTCGAGCCGACCAACGAGTGGTACGCGATCGCCAAGATTGCAGGCCTCAAGATGTGCCAGGCCTTTCGCCGGCAGTATGGCGATGATTTCATCTCGATAATGCCGACCAATCTCTACGGCCGTGGCGACAACTACCATCCGGATCATAGTCACGTCCCCGCAGCGTTGATCCGGCGCTTCCACGAAGCCAAGATCGTCAATGCGCCCAGCGTTTCCGTGTGGGGCACCGGCACACCGCTTCGCGAGTTTCTCAACGTCGAGGATTTTGCGGACGCCTGCGTTTTCTTGATGAAGAATTATTCGAACGATCTCCCGATCAATGTCGGCAGTGGCGATGAGTTCTCGATCGCGGACTTCGCGGCGACTGTGGCGGAGGTCGTGGGTTACGAAGGCGAGCTGGTCTTCGATACGTCCAAGCCTGATGGTACCCCGCGCAAGCTTCTGGATAGTTCACGGCTTCGGGCGCTCGGTTGGCGTGCAAATACGCCGCTACGGTCGGGGCTTGCCGCAGCGTATCAAGATTTTCAGAAGGGTTACGGTCGTCATCTAGAGGTCCGTGCAGCTACTTAA
- a CDS encoding ABC transporter substrate-binding protein, with amino-acid sequence MLLLLRPGSTPIRAPTVSSAPTVKLLLDGPLGARFAGELAASRQGYFSSRIEVSAQPADPDFVQTIARQHAIGVTSGQKFLLASWRGVPVTAFAASFLDTSVAIFTLETSGLRRPAELVGKRIGYRRGSEGDVVFDAIMAQLGLPRSQITKVPDRDSFEALRAGEVDAIVAAIDQQPDPSSPAFAKVNVIKPQDYGIHVPGLVYFASNDLVHEQPSMIADVLQGVIRGWQFAYADYARSVPVLAGAGPAGLNSERLKFELQQQRPLVLPTGGRIGDYDESRWRTLRDILIFAKLGEEDVPLAQTVNYQFLRDVYRRSPDLAAPGAWSEEK; translated from the coding sequence GTGCTTCTCCTCCTTCGTCCCGGATCGACCCCCATACGAGCTCCGACAGTATCCTCGGCTCCCACGGTCAAGCTCCTTCTGGATGGCCCCCTTGGCGCGCGGTTTGCCGGCGAGCTCGCCGCGTCGAGACAGGGATACTTCTCCTCCCGCATCGAGGTGTCGGCCCAGCCTGCAGACCCTGACTTCGTCCAGACGATTGCACGCCAACATGCCATCGGCGTGACGAGCGGCCAGAAGTTCCTGCTGGCGAGCTGGCGCGGCGTGCCCGTGACCGCCTTTGCCGCGAGCTTCCTCGATACCTCGGTCGCGATCTTCACGCTCGAGACCTCGGGATTGCGGCGGCCGGCCGAGCTGGTCGGAAAGCGGATCGGGTATCGCAGGGGCAGTGAGGGCGACGTCGTTTTTGATGCCATTATGGCGCAGCTCGGGCTTCCCCGAAGCCAGATCACCAAGGTCCCGGACCGCGACAGTTTCGAAGCCTTGAGGGCAGGGGAGGTGGATGCGATCGTCGCCGCGATCGACCAGCAACCGGATCCTTCGAGCCCGGCCTTCGCCAAGGTGAACGTCATCAAACCGCAAGATTACGGCATCCATGTTCCTGGCCTAGTCTACTTCGCGAGCAATGACCTCGTCCATGAACAGCCATCCATGATTGCCGATGTTCTTCAGGGCGTCATTCGAGGGTGGCAATTTGCCTATGCGGATTATGCACGGAGCGTGCCCGTTCTTGCCGGCGCCGGCCCGGCCGGGCTGAATTCCGAGCGGCTTAAATTCGAGCTCCAGCAGCAGCGGCCGCTGGTGCTGCCGACGGGTGGTCGCATCGGCGACTATGACGAAAGCCGCTGGCGGACGCTTCGAGATATTCTCATCTTCGCCAAGCTCGGCGAGGAAGACGTGCCGCTGGCGCAGACAGTCAACTACCAGTTCCTTCGGGATGTGTATCGTCGTTCACCCGACCTCGCGGCCCCCGGCGCCTGGAGCGAGGAAAAATAG
- a CDS encoding undecaprenyl-phosphate glucose phosphotransferase, which translates to MVVERLIAVGDAALIVVSGIGCAVGYHVATAGMLGKANVYLAASVLVAVNFALLTIVQQGYHLKTVTNLARTFRMTLTTWTGLFSALLAIAFTMKVSEEFSRGTTISFYLVGLAVLLAWKIAAARWTAHALRTGAFANGRAIMIAEFGLATSSNAVDDLGQHGYRLMRVMEIPAKELASPLLLSSLAPRFDELIAYAREHRIEHVFLLINWSRQHAIDSILDVLKILPVPVHLVPDANTARFLRYPLSGTGNTFTAELRRAPLTLRERALKRALDLVGASFALLVFAPVMLVTAILIKLSSKGPVFFRQTRHGFGGRAFRIFKFRTMRVLEDGPTIRQAQQNDPRVTPIGKWLRKTSIDELPQLLNVLKGDMSLVGPRPHAAAHNTEYEQIIGNYAFRHHVKPGITGWAQVNGYRGETRTLELMQKRVEYDLWYINNWGLWLDFAILLRTAVTTVAQPRAY; encoded by the coding sequence GTGGTTGTGGAAAGGCTGATCGCCGTGGGCGATGCGGCGCTGATCGTGGTCAGCGGGATCGGCTGCGCGGTCGGCTATCACGTCGCCACCGCCGGCATGCTCGGCAAGGCGAACGTCTATCTCGCGGCCAGCGTGCTGGTTGCCGTCAACTTCGCCCTTCTGACCATCGTGCAGCAGGGCTACCACCTGAAGACCGTCACGAATCTCGCCCGCACGTTCCGGATGACGCTGACGACGTGGACCGGCCTGTTCAGCGCGCTGCTGGCGATCGCCTTCACGATGAAGGTCAGCGAGGAGTTCTCCCGCGGCACCACGATCTCGTTCTATCTGGTCGGCCTCGCCGTCCTCCTCGCCTGGAAGATCGCGGCGGCGCGCTGGACCGCGCATGCCTTGCGCACCGGTGCCTTCGCCAACGGCCGCGCGATCATGATCGCCGAGTTCGGGCTTGCGACCTCCTCCAACGCGGTCGACGACCTCGGCCAGCACGGCTACCGCCTGATGCGGGTGATGGAGATCCCGGCCAAGGAGCTCGCCTCGCCGCTGCTGCTCTCCTCGCTGGCGCCGCGCTTCGACGAGCTGATCGCCTATGCGCGCGAGCACCGGATCGAGCACGTCTTCCTGCTGATCAACTGGAGCCGGCAGCATGCGATCGACAGCATTCTGGACGTGCTGAAGATCCTGCCCGTCCCGGTGCATCTGGTGCCGGACGCCAACACGGCGCGCTTCCTGCGCTATCCGCTTTCCGGCACCGGCAACACCTTCACCGCCGAGCTGCGCCGCGCCCCGCTCACCCTTCGCGAACGCGCGCTCAAGCGCGCGCTGGACCTAGTCGGCGCGAGCTTTGCGCTTCTGGTGTTCGCGCCGGTCATGCTGGTGACCGCGATCCTGATCAAGCTGAGCTCGAAGGGCCCGGTGTTCTTCCGCCAGACCCGCCACGGCTTTGGCGGGCGCGCGTTCAGGATCTTCAAGTTCCGCACCATGCGCGTGCTCGAGGACGGCCCGACGATCCGGCAGGCGCAGCAGAACGACCCACGCGTCACGCCGATCGGCAAATGGCTGCGCAAGACCTCGATCGACGAGCTGCCCCAGCTCCTCAACGTGCTCAAGGGCGACATGTCGCTGGTCGGCCCCCGCCCGCACGCGGCCGCCCACAACACCGAATATGAGCAGATCATCGGCAACTATGCCTTCCGCCACCACGTCAAGCCCGGCATCACCGGCTGGGCCCAGGTTAATGGTTATCGCGGAGAAACCCGCACGCTCGAGCTGATGCAGAAGCGCGTGGAGTATGATCTTTGGTACATCAACAACTGGGGTCTCTGGCTCGATTTTGCGATCCTGCTGCGAACTGCAGTCACTACAGTTGCGCAACCAAGAGCATACTGA
- a CDS encoding glycosyltransferase — protein sequence MRILQVHNSYQRRGGEDTVVAAEAALLRQNGHHVEQLIVSNDQIIGFRQKLSAALSVTYSTSSRDWLKAKVGSARPEIVHFHNLFPLLTPSVYDACWDAGVPVVQTLHNYRLGCINGMLARNGAICEKCWIGSPLWGVLYRCYRSSALGSAAAALALAHQHAKKTYQTKVTRFIALTEFAKRKFVDLGLPEHRIVVKPNFVADSEEDLPKAEARHGALFVGRLSEEKGVSELVEAWREIDYPLTIVGEGPLKCNMQAISPQHIRYTGFLSSDEVRRMMRKSAFLVFPSRWYEGLPMVIVEAFACGLPVLGSALGGVAELLATGEGGWLVRPGSTSELRRLVQDILASPDDMNGKRLSAHRLFERELSSTVNYHQLISIYADARAEFENARN from the coding sequence GTGCGCATTCTCCAGGTGCATAATAGCTACCAGCGTCGGGGCGGCGAGGATACCGTGGTTGCGGCAGAGGCGGCCCTGCTAAGGCAAAACGGGCACCACGTTGAGCAACTCATCGTCTCGAATGATCAAATCATCGGATTTCGGCAGAAGCTTTCCGCCGCGCTTTCAGTTACCTACTCCACTAGCTCGCGAGACTGGCTCAAGGCGAAGGTCGGTTCCGCACGCCCAGAGATTGTGCATTTTCACAACCTTTTCCCGCTTCTCACACCTTCTGTTTACGATGCCTGCTGGGATGCGGGAGTTCCGGTTGTGCAGACGCTGCACAATTACCGCTTGGGCTGCATAAACGGGATGCTGGCACGCAACGGCGCCATTTGCGAGAAGTGCTGGATAGGATCCCCGCTTTGGGGCGTCCTTTATCGCTGTTATCGGAGTTCAGCCCTGGGCTCTGCTGCGGCCGCTCTTGCGTTGGCTCACCAGCATGCAAAGAAGACCTATCAGACCAAAGTCACTCGGTTTATTGCGCTGACCGAGTTTGCCAAGCGAAAGTTCGTTGATTTGGGGCTGCCCGAGCACCGCATCGTGGTAAAGCCCAATTTTGTCGCGGATTCTGAGGAGGATTTGCCCAAGGCCGAAGCGAGGCATGGCGCGCTGTTCGTTGGCAGGCTGAGCGAGGAGAAGGGTGTTTCGGAACTGGTCGAAGCTTGGCGCGAGATCGACTATCCGCTCACTATCGTCGGCGAAGGGCCATTGAAGTGCAACATGCAGGCAATATCGCCGCAGCACATTCGATACACCGGTTTTCTGTCATCGGACGAAGTCCGACGAATGATGAGGAAATCGGCCTTCTTGGTTTTTCCGTCGCGTTGGTATGAAGGTCTGCCGATGGTCATCGTAGAAGCATTTGCTTGCGGCCTTCCCGTGCTGGGTAGTGCACTTGGCGGAGTGGCCGAATTGCTCGCGACCGGTGAAGGAGGTTGGTTGGTCCGTCCGGGCTCAACCTCGGAGTTGCGGAGGCTCGTTCAGGACATCCTTGCCAGCCCCGATGATATGAACGGGAAGCGACTTTCCGCCCACCGGTTGTTTGAACGAGAGTTGTCTTCGACAGTCAACTATCATCAGCTTATCTCGATCTATGCCGATGCGAGAGCTGAGTTCGAGAATGCGAGGAACTAG
- a CDS encoding aminoglycoside phosphotransferase family protein, protein MRSFLSPSQRTLFALRHAIGRTDRPTLRIDTGLASALSNSLEFGAIAVSFGTPGPHNKKTLLLLDSSDHGIAFAKLADRETTRRLLENEAHWLEKLAVAGSRDLRVPRLVALSEFDGGLILVQSSLSGKRPRGQPDLPHAAFLKGLHDLGRRTMPWCETRACTNIDQAFESCSRILPRTWVDRYSKVTDALRRELRRPFEAVPAHRDFVPWNTKLVDTELCVFDWEYATQDYPPAHDVFHYILLPRVLQRASLRGPNEVLKATSKFMNKFGLAEIAREALHLQLLAYLLDVCGLYIGSWEQWKEDRVVERYAGMIDQLLETMK, encoded by the coding sequence TTGCGCTCGTTTTTGTCGCCATCGCAACGAACGCTGTTTGCGCTTCGACACGCCATCGGCCGGACCGATCGCCCGACGCTTCGTATCGATACGGGATTGGCTTCTGCTTTATCGAACTCCTTGGAGTTTGGCGCCATCGCTGTCTCTTTCGGCACGCCCGGCCCGCACAATAAGAAGACGTTGTTGCTGTTGGACAGCTCCGACCACGGCATCGCCTTCGCCAAGCTTGCCGATCGCGAAACCACGCGACGTTTGCTGGAGAACGAGGCCCACTGGTTAGAAAAACTTGCGGTCGCCGGCAGCAGAGACCTGCGTGTACCGCGCCTGGTCGCGCTCTCCGAATTCGACGGGGGGCTTATCTTGGTCCAGTCGTCCCTTTCCGGCAAGAGGCCGCGGGGACAACCGGACTTGCCGCATGCAGCGTTCCTCAAGGGTTTGCACGACCTGGGCCGGCGGACCATGCCTTGGTGCGAGACCCGCGCCTGCACCAACATCGATCAGGCGTTCGAAAGCTGCTCCAGAATACTGCCGCGGACATGGGTCGACCGTTACAGCAAGGTAACGGACGCTCTGCGCCGTGAACTACGTCGGCCGTTCGAAGCAGTTCCTGCTCACCGCGATTTTGTGCCCTGGAACACCAAGCTGGTAGACACCGAACTCTGCGTGTTCGATTGGGAGTACGCCACTCAAGACTACCCGCCGGCGCACGACGTTTTTCATTACATTCTGTTGCCCAGAGTGCTGCAGCGGGCGTCTCTCAGAGGTCCGAACGAGGTTCTCAAGGCAACAAGCAAGTTCATGAACAAGTTTGGCCTCGCGGAGATCGCACGAGAGGCGCTGCACCTGCAATTGCTCGCCTATCTGCTGGATGTGTGCGGATTGTACATCGGCTCCTGGGAGCAGTGGAAGGAGGACCGAGTGGTCGAACGCTATGCCGGTATGATCGATCAGTTGTTGGAGACAATGAAGTGA
- a CDS encoding glycosyltransferase family 2 protein, with protein MNSLKISVVVPSFNQGRYLRKTLDSIIGQNYPNLELIVMDGGSTDDSVSIIKEYERHIAYWVSGPDGGQTPALVAGFAQSTGDVQCWINSDDLMKPGCLAEVDQFFRDKPTADFVYGDTTWIDKEGNVLREHREIGFNFFVWMYTYNYIPGMSAYWRRRLYQRVGGLDPSFNLAMDADLWARFAQVSRLHHVRRSWSYMRYYPEQKNVALRAASTEEDRRIRMRYWKSDRPRFLSPKRVLAYAMRVSARLLSGCYDLNYQRQLSAATQLRIQR; from the coding sequence GTGAACTCTCTGAAGATTTCGGTCGTCGTTCCCTCGTTCAATCAGGGACGCTATCTTCGCAAGACGCTCGACAGCATTATTGGCCAGAACTATCCGAATCTTGAGCTGATCGTCATGGACGGAGGCTCAACCGATGATTCCGTATCGATCATCAAGGAATACGAGAGGCACATCGCTTATTGGGTGAGCGGGCCTGACGGCGGCCAGACCCCAGCTCTCGTTGCGGGGTTCGCACAGTCAACTGGAGACGTCCAATGCTGGATCAACAGCGATGATCTGATGAAGCCCGGCTGCCTTGCCGAAGTCGACCAGTTCTTCCGGGACAAGCCCACTGCTGATTTCGTCTATGGCGACACCACCTGGATTGACAAGGAGGGCAACGTCTTAAGAGAACACAGGGAGATCGGCTTCAACTTCTTCGTCTGGATGTATACGTACAATTACATTCCAGGCATGTCCGCTTATTGGCGGCGGCGGCTGTACCAGAGAGTTGGCGGGCTCGACCCGTCATTTAACCTCGCGATGGATGCCGACTTGTGGGCCCGGTTCGCACAGGTTTCTAGGCTTCATCATGTGCGGCGCAGTTGGTCATATATGCGCTATTATCCCGAGCAGAAGAACGTTGCGCTTAGGGCTGCCAGCACCGAGGAAGACAGGCGCATACGCATGAGATACTGGAAGTCTGACAGACCGCGTTTTCTTTCGCCGAAAAGAGTGCTCGCCTACGCTATGCGAGTGTCGGCGAGGCTCCTGAGCGGCTGCTATGATCTCAATTACCAGCGACAGCTATCTGCGGCAACTCAGCTGCGGATCCAACGCTGA
- a CDS encoding WecB/TagA/CpsF family glycosyltransferase encodes MISITSDSYLRQLSCGSNAETMTWAGGIEVTYKADFSQTLERSPPRDRILNVPISLVTMADALETIKHWIEHGVSRFVCLRDVHGVMLSHRNEELLRIHEDAGMVTPDGMPLVWILRQRGHAVSRVCGADLVLNVCDLSLKIGASHFFYGGKPGVAERMSRELSVRFPGLKIAGHVTPPFRPLTAEEDRAFVQKIRDSGAKIVWVGLSTPKQEYWMKKHVGAIDGAVLFGVGAAFDFFSGDVRRAPIWMQNFGLEWLHRLCSEPKRLWRRYLILAPLFVLRSGLQELRRRTTA; translated from the coding sequence ATGATCTCAATTACCAGCGACAGCTATCTGCGGCAACTCAGCTGCGGATCCAACGCTGAAACGATGACTTGGGCAGGGGGCATCGAAGTGACTTACAAAGCGGATTTTTCACAGACGTTGGAACGGTCGCCGCCGCGTGACCGGATCCTGAACGTACCAATCAGCCTCGTGACAATGGCCGATGCGCTGGAAACGATCAAACACTGGATCGAGCACGGCGTATCCCGGTTCGTATGCCTGCGGGACGTTCATGGCGTGATGTTGAGTCACAGGAACGAGGAGCTGCTTCGAATCCACGAAGACGCCGGGATGGTAACCCCTGACGGAATGCCGCTGGTCTGGATCCTGCGCCAGCGGGGCCATGCCGTTTCGCGGGTCTGCGGAGCGGATCTCGTGTTGAACGTATGCGACCTCTCTCTGAAAATTGGAGCGAGCCATTTCTTCTACGGCGGAAAGCCCGGCGTTGCCGAACGGATGTCGCGAGAGCTTTCGGTCCGCTTTCCCGGACTGAAGATCGCCGGTCACGTCACCCCGCCCTTCCGCCCGCTGACCGCCGAAGAGGACCGCGCTTTCGTGCAGAAAATCAGAGACTCCGGAGCGAAAATAGTCTGGGTTGGCCTGAGCACGCCCAAGCAGGAATATTGGATGAAAAAGCACGTCGGCGCAATCGATGGGGCCGTTCTGTTCGGTGTCGGCGCAGCATTCGATTTCTTTTCGGGAGATGTGCGCCGCGCGCCCATCTGGATGCAGAACTTCGGCCTGGAATGGTTGCATCGGCTCTGCTCCGAGCCGAAGAGGCTATGGCGTCGCTATTTGATATTGGCGCCACTATTTGTCCTTCGCTCCGGATTGCAGGAACTGCGGCGAAGGACCACCGCTTAG